In the Triplophysa dalaica isolate WHDGS20190420 chromosome 8, ASM1584641v1, whole genome shotgun sequence genome, TCTGTATGGCTGTGGTCTGCAGAACAGCTTGGTTTATGTGTATAAAGGACATTATCTGATCGGATGTCACCTGCACTGTATGGACCTGTTCACATTTGCCCTTAGAAGGATTAGTAGTTTCCATGGTGCTCTGAAGAAGACGTCAACCAGGACACCAGGTCTATTCAATAACTATTCAGATAACGTGCCTGTTTCAAAGCACCTTTACATTTGTAAACTGCTAAGTGAAGTCTATGGCaatcagaaaaacaaactgCTCACCAAAAAGAGTTCTACAAATTTTGAAATGTCAATCTTTTTATCTATAGAACATTTCAGagttaaatatacaatatttcaaattttgtttatgtaatgaTACGACAGCATACTGTTGAAGTAATTCAGAAGCAGGTTTTCTGATATGCAATGGActgatttgcatttaaaataagcAGGACAgttacacacatgcaaacacacacacagcataatATTTCTGACAGTTATGCAGTGAAAAGATTGTAAACTGATAAAACACCCTTCCATTCTCCAAATCCACTCAATTGCCCTCTGCATGGTCCATGGGGGCTGGAGTCTATGAATAAAagatcacaaataaaaaatgtatccaaatattaaactaaaaatagtaacattaaaaaatactattgcatttattattaaatgttaaattttaaTGTGATTCTTGATTGATTCATATCGCATCATAACATTTACTACATCTCTCTGTAAAGCATGACTGCATTGTGGATCCagggttcttcacagcaattccatagaagaaccatttttggtttcacaaagaaccattcagtcaaaggttttttaaagaaccatctctttcatacttttttataatctgaataaagaacctttaacatcagaAGAACCTTTCTacttaaaggttctttgtggaaccaaaaggttaTTCTATAGCATCAAAGAAGCACCCATTTCTGTGAATATGACTCTCCGAGCAAAAGCATTGAAATTCCCCACAGGGGTTAACTGCATTTACAGTACTTGATCATGAGCACAATTGAAAATCTATTTTCACTGGTTGCCTGTACCTGGGTTTGTACCAGCCCCAAGCTTCAACTGGTGAGTTATCAGCATCtgtccattttaaaatgatcatatttGAGATCTTACAGAAATAACactaaacattaaacatattaatattgtgaatattttgTGCACACTACAAAGaagatttgttttaattgacGAAAGGATTTTAATGGTTATGTAAACAtgttacatttagttatttagatAACAGCTATCAACTTTCAAATGTAATTGTCTAAATTTATTTATAGCCTGATAATCTATAACAATAAATGGAATCTCATCATTTCACATTAATGAGATAAAAGTTTCGAAAAAAGAATTTTGCAGAGTTTTTTTCCTAGGAAAATGAGGCTGAATTCAGATCTGTCAAATCAGGATTACACGACAACAGCTTTGTGTTATGTGTCACAGCAGCACCTGTTCTTATGCAAACAACACCTAACAGGTTAGGATAATCACATGAGCCTGCACATACATGCATGTTTCCGCCATAGCTTGTTAGAAAGTTTTATAGGGATTGAATACTGCATAGCTGTAGCAAACAaattaatgataaaatgaaTGCTGCAATGACAAAGACCAGAAGAAAGCGTGCGCTAGACACTGCAATAACATATCACACCACTAGATGTCATCAAGAAGGCTCATGATGACTCGCCtgttaacaaataaattgtGATTAATCTTTTCGGTTTTTTACATATTCTATCATtctatatacaattattttgtacAGTGGTGAATAAcgtatattaaatgtataatactgtaaatcagaatatgataattttaccttaaatgtttaactgattgaaatgttatttacagtaattctgaatgtgtgtatttaaaccatattattgttatttgtgAAATGAACAACAGCAATTATTTTGCGGTTTTTAGGAAGCATATGCGATGTAACCatacacaacaaataaacaaagacaaagaagCAAGGAAGAGAATGAGATGGGGGTGGGGAGAAGATGGAGTGACAAACACATAGACAAAAATGGCCTGCAATACATTAATGTGACTAATATGACTTGAAATAGTATACAAATATAGATATATCTTTTACATATTCTGTTATATATTTAGAGGCCAGTAATATAATTAACTTGGCCCTGGCTTTATGTAATTGTGGTATATTCATTTGTCATAATAACTATATGAAGTGTAGTTTGGATCATGTGTTGGCTATAATTCATCAATTGATCAAATTCTctcaatacaaaaaatacagatgCAAAAAAAACCAAGACAGATGAAATATTGCAAACGACTGATACCACAAACTCCTTCAGTGGGCCACAAAGAACCAGTTCTGCCCATAAGCACCCACAGCCAGTCACCAAATTGTGTGACACCACCGCTCAATTTAATCTCCAACAATTTTTCTATTATCTGCTCTATCTTCTCATGTGAAAACTTCACTATTGTGAACAGCATGGGGACAGAGAGTGGAGTTTTGATGAGTCAGAGGGTTTAAGACCTGCACAATGGCCCAGGCTAGCCTCTACAATAGCAAAAGGGCTAATGGGGTTTTCTGTAGGCTGTTGCTGAGTGAGCAGGCCCGGTGCGCATTCTGCACTAAATGAGAGGCCCTGCGCTATAAAAACACTGAACAAGAGCTCGGCCGCCACATTGATTATACTGCATCTGTCCCACCTCAGTACGTGAGTATCTAACtctcaaagtaaaaaaaataagggataaggaaagaatgaaataaataaataaatatttgctttgTTAAAACGGTCCACAATCAGATTTTCTTTGGAATTTGAAGGGCTCCTCACTTTTTCCGGCAACAACGATACTCTTCCGGCAACTTTTTTTGACCGGCAACAACCATGAACCCACAGCAGCAGCTGGAGCAGAGGGGACCGTTTAGGATCACTGTTTTCGAGGAGGAGTATTTCCAGGGCAAGAGTTGTGAGTTCACATTTGAATGTCAGAACATTCTGGACAGAGACTTCAGAAAGATTCGCTCCATTAAGGTGGAGAACGGACCGTAAGTGTAACGTCTGgatttttttatggaaaaagGTAAAACGAAGGGGATATTAGATGAATATGagataagatttttttataaatatattgatattgtaaaatatttgtctGTTATCTGTAGGATGTATGTACAGATGAAACAGattgtatttaaagggataacaGATGAATATTCTTTCAACATGTACTCATTCTCAtatcattccaaatctgtaagaCTTTATTCTGGGGGAAAAACATTATGAAGAGCAATGATAACCAAAAAACACtgcccctttgacttccattgtatggactcaaaaccactcaaaatatttattccAAAGGAAAAaagcatacaggtttggaatgacattgaGGTGGGTAAATGATCCAAGAGATTTCatattttaagtgaactattcatttaatttacatttctgaCAGTAGTCCTCCATGTTCATATTtagttgacattttattaagcattttgttttttttgttctctgATATGATGAAAAAGTAAGactataaaaacaacacattttagatggattaaaatggtaaaaaaaacaatacaccaTGCCCACAATATATCACAAACCACAAATTTGATTAACATTTCCAACTAACTACACCCCAAATGCCTGAATTTCACTACAAAttggaataaaataaatctaatttagAATAAGAAGTTAAAAATGCAGATTTCCAAAGAATGCATACGTAAAGAGAGTGATaaacagacaggcagacagacagcaCAGTTGGTTGGTGTGTTTTGCAGCTGCCTTCTGTGTTCTAGCTGTCTGTGGTGACAGATGAactgataaaagaaaaacagcagcTCCATTCAACACACATCATGTTTGCTTTGTCTTTTGTATCCTGATCGGCAGAGATCATTGCCATGTAAAATGCTGTTACTTCCTGGTTTGTGTTGACTATGACTGTTTCTCTCTATCAGCTGGGTGGGGTATGAACACCCTGAGTTCCAGGGCCAGCAGTTTATCCTGGAAAAGGGTGACTATCCCCGTTACCAGGCTTGGAGTGGCAACAGCAGTTACAGAACAGAGCATATGCTTTCTTTCAGACCTATTAAATGTGCTGTAAGTTTATATAAATGGAAAAGAACATAATTTTAAGCTTGCTTGCTGCCAAGCCTTAACTCTATCAGCTCTGTAAACATCTCATTGTTGAAACAGCATGTTATTGTTACATATTGAAATTACCCATAAAAACACTTTCCACGACAGAACCACAGTGACAGTAAGATAACCCTCTATGAATGTGAAGACTTCATGGGACGTAAATTTGAGATGTGTGATGACTATCCCTCCCTTCAAGCCATGGGCTGGTGCAGCAAGGAAGTTCCCTCGATTAAAGTCAACTCTGGATCGTAAGTCATCTGTCCATCACACACAAATAATATGAGAATATTAGTCAGACACAAAAACTATTATACTATACTATTAGTcagaatataaaacatgttttaaatgctttgcATGAACCACTAAAGGTGATAGGAATGTAGGAATGGCCAAAAGTAATGTCTAGGACAATCAACATCTTTGCCCCTTtttcaaatacagtatattgttaaagatgattATTTTGCATGCATG is a window encoding:
- the cryba2b gene encoding beta-crystallin A2b codes for the protein MNPQQQLEQRGPFRITVFEEEYFQGKSCEFTFECQNILDRDFRKIRSIKVENGPWVGYEHPEFQGQQFILEKGDYPRYQAWSGNSSYRTEHMLSFRPIKCANHSDSKITLYECEDFMGRKFEMCDDYPSLQAMGWCSKEVPSIKVNSGSWVGYQFPGYRGYQYIFERDRRQGEYRCYNEYGTQPHTNQIQSMRRIQ